The following are from one region of the Leptospira selangorensis genome:
- a CDS encoding YiiD C-terminal domain-containing protein, with the protein MTEKFDVLSIPFNVHIQLSRPKQGEDALLVMEDKPIYKNHVGSGHAAALFALAEGSGGEYLLSKVASLPFEIIPVVRKSEVKYKKPAQGRVVSRGVIDEEEWSAFMAQLEKKGRAGLTVGVELFDETQANVASFSFDWFIAKK; encoded by the coding sequence ATGACAGAGAAATTCGACGTTTTATCCATACCGTTCAACGTACATATCCAACTTTCCAGGCCTAAACAAGGAGAGGATGCTCTCTTAGTCATGGAAGACAAACCGATCTATAAAAACCATGTGGGCTCGGGACATGCTGCAGCGTTATTCGCTCTCGCAGAAGGGAGTGGAGGGGAATATTTACTTTCCAAAGTGGCTTCTCTTCCTTTTGAAATTATTCCGGTAGTTCGTAAGTCCGAAGTAAAATATAAAAAGCCCGCACAAGGTAGAGTTGTCTCCAGAGGAGTGATCGACGAAGAGGAATGGTCCGCGTTTATGGCCCAACTTGAAAAAAAGGGAAGAGCAGGGCTCACAGTCGGAGTGGAACTTTTTGATGAGACACAAGCGAATGTGGCAAGTTTCAGTTTTGATTGGTTTATCGCTAAGAAATAA
- a CDS encoding neutral/alkaline non-lysosomal ceramidase N-terminal domain-containing protein has translation MKNKQTKFLTLAMALIFILTSCDQKSDDDKLLELAVSSNGIKESSSNPILNSLALPTSTPADVFLVGAAKADITGPFVQSSTGYNSPGDEMSGLAMRLYSRAFVIERPGGARVAIVTNDMIHMYQSVKMGVIKKLQADGYGSAFNNDNVLLFATHTHSAPSNISWYTLFNLFNGVVGFDKVHYNIVVNGIADSIKAAYNNRREARIKFASGNLSNFANNRSSAAYAWNLDKTNYSSNINETMSLLRFEGTDGSPIGLLNWFAVHGTSLGITNRRAHGDNKGYASYLAESTFGGNFVAAFPQGPMGDVSPNTPDPSDITKPFLRPNDIDPSLDALENPIVHGTKQGTRALELYNAATTTLTGNIGYRHSHVVWNNKIAVDPSYIGTFSMPWDTGTGNTTCVATIGGGFLAGDEEGAPVEFAKEGEIRNNFVFENGVWVKKNYSLTNLSGAAQILGYLWPLAQLALSSTKYEACDKEKFTLLPVGEVDSFWFPNPQVPFVPVVLPLQVITIGNTAIVASPFEVTTNAGRRLKAKLTTTLAAAGISNVVVGAMANAYAQYLTTREEYSAQNFEGGFTAYGPWANAALIQEFDRIAKDIVANRSTNAGPNPPDLSNQQFIQTWLSQNGIVNDGGDFGKVLTDPNSSYNRTKDTVTVKFQGSHPRVVQDKKLDGSLSSFYDPNTYTYLEIQKKNGSSWTTVANDNNPYTAYDWARTGGDLSATSEVTITWLIRNQQAGTYRVVYNGLAKQFWGIFWTYKKFTGTSKEFVLQ, from the coding sequence ATGAAAAATAAACAAACGAAATTTTTAACCCTAGCAATGGCTCTGATATTCATCCTAACCAGTTGTGATCAGAAGTCAGACGACGATAAATTATTAGAACTGGCCGTTTCTTCTAATGGAATAAAAGAATCCAGCTCTAATCCTATTCTAAATAGTCTCGCTTTACCTACATCTACTCCTGCGGATGTGTTTTTGGTCGGTGCAGCAAAGGCTGATATAACGGGACCATTCGTACAATCAAGTACCGGCTATAATAGTCCAGGTGACGAAATGTCCGGTTTGGCTATGAGGCTTTATTCCAGAGCTTTCGTGATTGAACGTCCAGGCGGGGCAAGAGTGGCAATTGTGACCAACGATATGATCCATATGTACCAAAGTGTAAAAATGGGCGTCATTAAAAAGTTACAGGCCGACGGTTATGGATCTGCGTTTAACAATGATAATGTTCTTTTATTCGCGACTCATACACATTCCGCTCCTTCTAATATTTCTTGGTACACATTATTCAATTTATTCAACGGAGTAGTCGGTTTTGATAAGGTTCACTATAATATAGTAGTGAACGGTATCGCCGATTCTATCAAGGCAGCCTATAATAATAGAAGGGAAGCTAGGATCAAATTTGCTTCAGGAAATCTTTCCAATTTTGCAAATAATAGATCTTCCGCTGCTTATGCGTGGAACTTGGACAAAACAAATTATTCTTCGAATATAAACGAGACGATGAGTTTACTTCGTTTTGAAGGGACGGACGGTTCTCCGATCGGATTACTGAACTGGTTTGCCGTTCACGGAACTTCTCTTGGAATTACAAATCGTAGAGCTCATGGGGATAATAAGGGTTACGCTTCTTACTTGGCGGAAAGCACATTCGGTGGAAACTTTGTGGCTGCATTTCCCCAGGGACCTATGGGAGATGTGAGTCCGAATACTCCTGATCCTTCCGATATTACGAAACCTTTTTTAAGACCGAATGATATTGATCCAAGTTTAGACGCTTTGGAGAATCCTATCGTTCACGGAACTAAGCAAGGAACTCGAGCATTAGAATTATATAATGCGGCTACCACTACGCTTACCGGGAATATCGGTTATAGACATTCTCATGTGGTTTGGAATAATAAAATTGCTGTAGATCCTTCCTATATCGGGACCTTCTCCATGCCTTGGGATACCGGCACTGGAAATACGACCTGCGTAGCAACGATCGGCGGTGGATTTTTAGCAGGAGATGAAGAAGGTGCTCCGGTAGAATTCGCAAAAGAAGGTGAGATCCGAAACAATTTCGTATTCGAGAATGGAGTTTGGGTTAAGAAAAATTATTCTTTAACTAACTTAAGCGGTGCCGCTCAGATCTTAGGATATCTATGGCCTCTTGCCCAATTGGCACTGAGTTCCACGAAGTATGAGGCATGTGATAAGGAAAAATTCACACTTCTGCCTGTGGGAGAAGTGGATAGTTTCTGGTTCCCGAATCCTCAAGTGCCTTTTGTTCCGGTGGTTCTTCCATTACAAGTGATCACGATAGGAAACACTGCGATTGTGGCTTCTCCTTTCGAAGTAACGACGAATGCAGGAAGAAGGTTGAAAGCAAAGTTAACTACAACTCTTGCTGCAGCGGGGATCTCCAATGTAGTTGTAGGAGCAATGGCAAATGCTTATGCTCAGTATCTGACTACTCGTGAAGAATATTCAGCTCAGAACTTCGAAGGTGGATTTACCGCTTACGGTCCTTGGGCGAATGCAGCACTGATCCAAGAGTTTGATCGGATCGCTAAGGATATAGTGGCGAATCGTTCTACAAATGCAGGACCGAACCCTCCTGATCTTTCTAACCAACAGTTTATTCAAACTTGGTTATCACAGAACGGTATAGTGAATGATGGAGGAGATTTCGGAAAAGTTCTAACTGATCCCAACTCTTCTTACAATAGGACTAAAGATACAGTGACTGTCAAATTCCAAGGTTCGCATCCTAGGGTGGTTCAGGATAAAAAACTGGATGGATCTCTTTCTTCTTTTTATGATCCGAATACTTATACGTATTTAGAGATCCAAAAGAAAAACGGAAGCTCTTGGACTACTGTTGCTAACGATAATAATCCATATACGGCTTATGATTGGGCAAGGACCGGTGGAGATCTTTCTGCTACATCCGAAGTAACTATCACTTGGTTGATTCGTAACCAACAAGCTGGAACTTACAGAGTTGTATACAATGGTTTGGCGAAACAATTCTGGGGAATTTTCTGGACTTACAAAAAATTCACTGGGACTTCCAAAGAGTTTGTTTTGCAGTAA
- a CDS encoding glutathione peroxidase has product MALKSVLILLSLLIVSSSLYAAPKAVYDFTVKDIKGKDVALSKYKGKTLLIVNVASKCGYTYQYENLEKVYKKYKGKGFEIVGFPANNFLSQEPGSDAEIEQFCRVKKGATFDMMSKISVKGEDQHPLYTYLTSSSPDPGDVKWNFEKFLISPAGKIVARFRSGTEPDSKEVMDQIEKVLK; this is encoded by the coding sequence ATGGCTCTCAAATCCGTTTTGATTTTACTTTCCTTACTGATAGTTTCCTCTTCTCTTTATGCCGCGCCTAAAGCAGTTTATGATTTTACTGTGAAGGATATCAAAGGAAAGGATGTGGCACTTTCCAAATACAAAGGTAAGACCTTACTTATCGTAAACGTCGCTTCCAAATGTGGGTATACCTACCAATATGAAAATTTGGAAAAGGTATATAAAAAATACAAGGGGAAGGGTTTCGAGATCGTTGGCTTTCCTGCGAATAATTTTTTATCCCAAGAACCTGGTAGCGATGCAGAGATAGAACAATTCTGCAGAGTAAAAAAAGGCGCAACCTTCGATATGATGTCCAAGATCTCGGTTAAGGGAGAAGACCAACATCCCCTCTATACCTATCTCACTTCCAGCTCTCCGGATCCAGGCGATGTAAAATGGAATTTTGAAAAGTTCCTAATCTCTCCTGCGGGTAAGATCGTAGCTAGATTTCGTTCAGGAACGGAACCGGATAGCAAAGAAGTCATGGATCAAATTGAGAAGGTATTGAAGTAG
- a CDS encoding dienelactone hydrolase family protein — translation MNTETIIIKTAHGEMQTFVAYPDSSPSPCILVLQEAFGVNDHIKDIAVRFAKEGYLAVAPELYYRTAPPGFAGSYEDFMALKPHFSQLTPENLKSDLDAVLDWIKTNPKSIPNRIASIGYCLGGWVSFLANSLYTFKAAISYYGSRIVQTSEEYSPKQNAPLLLVWAGKDRSVKQTHIAAISELLKSSGKNYVELVFSEAEHGFFCDARAAYHKTSAAQAWAITLAFLKEHI, via the coding sequence ATGAATACGGAAACGATTATAATTAAAACAGCTCATGGAGAAATGCAAACATTCGTGGCTTATCCGGATTCTTCTCCTTCTCCTTGTATTTTAGTATTACAAGAAGCTTTCGGAGTAAACGATCATATCAAAGATATTGCTGTTCGATTTGCTAAAGAAGGTTACCTCGCAGTCGCTCCCGAACTTTATTATAGAACCGCTCCTCCAGGATTTGCGGGAAGTTACGAAGACTTCATGGCATTAAAACCTCATTTCAGCCAATTAACTCCTGAAAATTTAAAATCGGATCTGGATGCAGTCTTGGATTGGATCAAAACAAATCCTAAAAGTATTCCGAATAGAATTGCAAGTATAGGTTATTGTTTGGGTGGATGGGTTTCCTTTTTGGCGAATTCCCTTTATACTTTCAAGGCAGCTATTTCATATTACGGATCTAGGATTGTCCAAACTTCGGAAGAATATTCTCCCAAACAAAATGCACCCTTACTTTTGGTTTGGGCGGGCAAGGACAGAAGTGTAAAACAAACTCATATAGCCGCGATCTCAGAATTACTAAAAAGTTCGGGAAAAAATTACGTGGAGTTAGTCTTTTCGGAAGCAGAGCATGGATTTTTTTGTGATGCAAGAGCGGCGTATCATAAAACTTCTGCCGCTCAGGCCTGGGCAATCACATTAGCTTTTTTGAAAGAACATATTTAA
- a CDS encoding ChaN family lipoprotein, whose translation MLFRIFWLLLLFPTFLFSQTFNPEVYDSKSKSKVDLSSIIEKAKDADVIIFGEEHNDKVGHAWKLEAFKKIASTYSLLLSLEMLEKDQQRSVDEYCKGEITERGFLNSGKFWPNYQTDYHPMVSFAKEKNLPVLAANAPRKYVNLVSHQGLDSLYKIRSPFLPPRYTYNLFRQKEYEELLSAMIAEHSPTGFSPDKQKFIDAQYVWDASMADSIAEAYFLLKRKIVHVNGRFHSDKSLGLTYRLKQMGLNVLTVSIFPSEEGKSFQEEDWKLADFLVITERKPVP comes from the coding sequence ATGCTGTTTCGTATTTTTTGGCTCCTTCTTCTTTTTCCTACTTTCTTATTCTCCCAAACTTTTAATCCTGAAGTTTATGATTCAAAAAGTAAATCTAAGGTGGATCTTTCATCTATCATAGAAAAGGCTAAAGATGCGGACGTTATTATTTTCGGAGAAGAGCATAATGATAAGGTAGGACATGCTTGGAAATTGGAGGCTTTTAAAAAAATTGCCTCCACATATTCGTTACTTCTTTCCTTGGAAATGTTGGAGAAGGATCAGCAAAGATCAGTGGACGAATACTGTAAGGGAGAGATCACTGAAAGAGGTTTTTTGAATTCCGGGAAATTTTGGCCGAATTACCAAACTGATTATCATCCGATGGTTTCTTTTGCAAAAGAAAAAAATCTTCCCGTGCTTGCGGCTAACGCTCCCAGAAAATATGTGAACCTTGTATCCCACCAAGGTTTGGATTCTTTATATAAGATCAGATCTCCTTTTCTTCCACCTAGATATACTTATAATTTATTCAGACAAAAAGAATACGAAGAACTTCTGTCTGCAATGATAGCAGAACATTCGCCTACAGGATTTTCTCCGGATAAACAAAAGTTTATAGATGCCCAATATGTTTGGGATGCTTCTATGGCTGATTCGATTGCAGAGGCATACTTTTTATTAAAAAGAAAGATCGTACATGTGAACGGAAGATTCCATTCTGATAAAAGTTTGGGACTGACATATAGGCTGAAACAGATGGGCCTGAATGTTTTGACGGTCAGCATTTTCCCTTCGGAAGAAGGCAAAAGTTTTCAAGAAGAAGATTGGAAATTGGCTGATTTCCTGGTAATCACCGAAAGAAAACCGGTGCCGTAA
- a CDS encoding transglycosylase domain-containing protein: MLETKVRTLTETKFECLSCGTVSRLPEGVPTGTVFKLTCYRCGQKALVKYVSSPPEIIEEKPSPKEEIPAPPVGIPTYQERERPSIRPIQKEVSKESTLTGFLDGIQSKWENWKESWSKNPSEDRPWFQRVRTETDTPTAFHRPIKTLSERLLEKGRRFQFPKFRPNIWLVLIPLPLALVFLIFFWMGVIQREAEVPGLLSIFYIHQPTVIYDRDGRKVSEIFGKKTSNLEWEAYPENLKRMVLLVEDRSFFSHGGIHYSSVLRAFFVNIISLRFKQGASTITQQLARILLNDREKSLGRKLKEAQLAYALESSLDKEKILLHYMNNVYLGHGAFGFASASEFYFGKKPKDLNVSEMIVLASLASAPNRFSPLKNPDLSSGRVEAILRSLENDGALKEDLRPTIQDIYQTFNTRSPGETVYGNRKDDSPYVTEHVRKFLQTMYPDTNIYESGGFSVYTTISQPVQAELQKVVKTHVENLLKGGQVRRNRLTENGKNADVTPFRNLVADLSPALELFIDTDRFVTGGDSGLQAAVVAVDPQTGDVLLLHGGTEFKSDNQFPRATGMYRQTGSTIKPILYSEAIDSGIANPATHILDAPLIYKNSVSNWMPENIGNQYDGDISLRVALAKSKNTAAVQIAEKLGLGEISAAFERFFFPEEKVLKSRFRRDLSLALGSLELSPLEMASAYSAFANDGNIVRPHLIEKVVDRAGNVVYQRKDQDEFNLKWPQTRKAITPPTAEIMVDLLHGSANHAGVRNTGYRGEVAGKTGTTNEHRDAWFVGVRPGISMAVWLGYDSPGFGMGSSALGGTIAAPLWGTIAKLFDSAESGDKEERKKYQYSQRAVTMEICPESGKLPGPDCPKKTSELFHPSHLPAETCPLTHKSDAKQELLKNVF; encoded by the coding sequence ATGTTGGAAACTAAGGTTCGCACTCTTACCGAAACCAAGTTTGAATGCCTTTCTTGCGGAACCGTTTCCAGGCTGCCGGAAGGAGTTCCTACAGGGACTGTTTTTAAACTCACTTGTTATCGCTGCGGCCAGAAGGCATTAGTCAAATACGTATCTTCTCCCCCTGAGATTATAGAAGAAAAACCCTCACCCAAAGAGGAGATACCTGCACCACCTGTTGGAATTCCAACATATCAGGAAAGAGAAAGACCTTCTATTCGTCCTATCCAAAAAGAAGTCTCAAAAGAATCTACACTTACCGGCTTCCTTGACGGTATCCAATCCAAATGGGAGAATTGGAAAGAGTCCTGGTCCAAAAATCCTTCTGAGGACCGTCCTTGGTTCCAAAGGGTCAGGACCGAAACCGATACTCCTACCGCTTTCCATCGTCCGATCAAAACTTTATCGGAAAGATTATTAGAGAAGGGCAGAAGGTTCCAATTTCCTAAATTCCGTCCGAATATCTGGCTCGTTCTGATCCCTTTACCTTTGGCATTAGTATTCCTGATCTTTTTCTGGATGGGAGTTATCCAAAGAGAAGCGGAAGTCCCAGGTCTATTAAGTATTTTTTATATTCATCAACCTACTGTCATTTATGATAGGGACGGAAGGAAAGTTTCCGAAATTTTCGGCAAAAAAACAAGCAACCTAGAATGGGAAGCTTATCCGGAAAATCTAAAAAGAATGGTGCTTCTTGTAGAAGACCGTAGCTTTTTTTCACACGGAGGAATCCATTATTCTTCGGTGCTACGCGCATTTTTCGTAAATATAATCAGTCTTCGATTTAAACAAGGCGCTTCTACAATCACTCAGCAGCTGGCTCGTATCCTTCTGAATGATCGTGAAAAAAGTTTGGGAAGAAAGTTAAAAGAAGCCCAACTTGCTTATGCTTTGGAATCTTCTTTGGACAAAGAGAAGATCCTTTTACATTATATGAATAATGTATATTTGGGTCACGGTGCCTTCGGATTTGCGAGTGCTTCGGAGTTTTATTTCGGTAAAAAACCGAAAGATTTAAATGTATCCGAGATGATCGTTCTGGCTTCTTTGGCTTCCGCTCCAAATCGTTTTTCTCCATTAAAAAACCCTGATCTATCTTCCGGAAGAGTAGAGGCAATCCTCCGATCTTTAGAAAATGACGGCGCATTAAAAGAAGATCTAAGGCCAACAATCCAAGATATCTACCAAACATTCAATACACGTTCTCCCGGAGAGACAGTGTATGGAAATCGTAAGGATGATTCTCCTTACGTAACTGAACATGTCAGAAAATTTCTCCAAACAATGTATCCTGACACCAACATTTATGAAAGCGGAGGATTTTCAGTTTATACCACAATTTCTCAACCTGTTCAGGCCGAATTGCAGAAGGTGGTCAAAACACATGTGGAAAATCTTCTAAAAGGCGGACAGGTTAGACGAAACCGTCTCACTGAGAATGGTAAAAATGCGGATGTAACTCCTTTCCGGAATTTAGTCGCAGATCTTTCTCCTGCATTGGAGTTATTTATAGATACGGACCGATTTGTAACCGGAGGAGATAGCGGGCTTCAGGCTGCAGTAGTAGCGGTGGATCCTCAAACAGGAGATGTTCTTCTTTTACACGGAGGAACGGAATTCAAATCGGATAATCAATTTCCTAGAGCGACCGGAATGTATCGACAAACCGGATCTACGATCAAACCGATCCTATATTCGGAAGCGATCGATTCCGGGATCGCGAATCCTGCGACACATATCTTAGATGCACCTTTGATTTATAAAAATTCGGTCTCGAATTGGATGCCTGAAAATATAGGAAACCAATACGATGGGGATATTTCCCTCAGAGTTGCACTTGCAAAATCCAAAAACACTGCGGCGGTCCAGATCGCCGAAAAACTCGGATTAGGTGAGATTTCTGCCGCATTCGAAAGGTTTTTCTTTCCAGAAGAGAAAGTTTTGAAAAGCAGATTTAGACGAGATCTTTCTTTGGCTCTCGGTTCCTTGGAACTTTCTCCTTTGGAAATGGCTTCTGCATATTCTGCATTTGCAAATGACGGAAATATAGTAAGACCTCATTTGATCGAAAAAGTGGTAGATAGAGCGGGTAACGTTGTTTATCAAAGAAAGGACCAAGACGAATTCAATTTGAAATGGCCTCAGACTAGAAAAGCGATCACACCACCTACTGCTGAGATCATGGTGGATCTACTGCATGGAAGTGCAAATCATGCAGGTGTCCGAAATACTGGCTATAGGGGAGAAGTAGCAGGAAAAACGGGTACTACGAACGAGCATAGAGACGCATGGTTCGTTGGTGTAAGGCCTGGAATTTCAATGGCAGTTTGGTTAGGTTATGATTCTCCAGGTTTTGGGATGGGAAGTTCTGCGTTAGGCGGAACAATTGCTGCTCCTTTATGGGGAACCATCGCTAAACTATTCGATTCCGCGGAATCCGGAGATAAGGAAGAAAGAAAAAAATACCAATACTCCCAAAGAGCAGTGACGATGGAAATCTGTCCTGAATCTGGAAAACTTCCCGGGCCGGATTGTCCTAAAAAGACCAGTGAATTATTTCATCCATCTCATCTTCCCGCGGAGACCTGTCCTCTGACCCATAAGTCGGATGCAAAACAGGAGCTTTTGAAGAATGTTTTCTAA
- a CDS encoding amidohydrolase family protein, with amino-acid sequence MNPNIQIKTSHYYMLKTITVLSITAAFFLIDCKKSDTSEDQTIAIINANIFDGENLIKDRTLVIKGNRIHSIGGDIPAGARIVDANGGMLMPGLIDSHVHTDIDGLHDALLFGVTTELEMTGQWMFWERWQIANRTDLADIRSAGMGITPPGGHPTQYMQLSSNWFLKTFYRYPFVSTPEEAIKFVDKQVEEGSDFIKIIIENGDTVGTPGLPVIDDPTLVASVKASHRHGKMAIAHVTSVVGGRRAISAGVDGLAHMFFDEKPDKELISAIRSSGAFIVPTLTTLSTAFGNSPRTLVEDKRVSSKLSKEWLEALSKNMNVYPKGKLENSFESVMALHKAGVDILAGSDVSEPIADLGGLAHGASLHHELQLLVAAGFKPIEALRAATSVPARRFSLNDRGRIFPGGRADLLLIDGNPTQNISDTLSIRNVWCAGIQQ; translated from the coding sequence ATGAATCCAAACATACAAATTAAAACTTCTCATTACTATATGCTGAAGACGATTACTGTCTTATCAATAACCGCCGCCTTCTTTTTGATTGACTGCAAAAAATCTGACACCTCGGAAGACCAAACGATCGCGATCATCAATGCGAATATCTTTGATGGAGAAAATCTGATTAAAGATCGCACGTTGGTAATTAAGGGGAATCGTATTCATTCTATCGGAGGAGATATTCCTGCAGGCGCCAGAATTGTAGATGCAAACGGCGGAATGTTAATGCCGGGTCTAATAGACTCACATGTTCATACGGATATAGACGGTTTACATGATGCTCTCTTATTCGGAGTGACTACGGAATTAGAAATGACCGGCCAATGGATGTTTTGGGAACGTTGGCAAATTGCAAATAGGACCGATCTTGCCGATATACGTTCTGCAGGTATGGGAATCACTCCTCCTGGAGGACATCCTACACAGTATATGCAGCTGAGTAGTAACTGGTTCTTAAAAACATTTTATCGTTATCCATTCGTTTCCACTCCGGAAGAAGCAATCAAGTTCGTAGACAAACAAGTAGAAGAAGGTTCCGACTTCATTAAGATCATTATAGAAAATGGAGACACTGTAGGCACACCAGGGCTTCCGGTAATTGATGATCCAACTTTAGTTGCTTCCGTTAAAGCTTCTCATCGTCACGGAAAGATGGCAATCGCTCATGTCACTTCTGTTGTCGGAGGTCGAAGAGCAATTTCCGCTGGAGTAGATGGATTGGCACATATGTTCTTTGACGAAAAACCTGATAAGGAACTGATCTCTGCGATTCGGTCTTCCGGAGCTTTTATTGTACCTACATTGACTACACTCTCCACGGCTTTCGGAAATAGTCCCCGCACATTAGTCGAGGATAAACGTGTTAGTTCCAAGTTAAGTAAAGAATGGTTAGAAGCCCTCTCCAAAAATATGAATGTTTATCCTAAGGGAAAATTAGAAAATTCTTTCGAAAGTGTAATGGCTCTTCATAAAGCAGGTGTGGATATATTAGCGGGAAGTGATGTATCCGAGCCGATTGCAGATCTGGGCGGACTTGCTCATGGTGCAAGTCTTCATCATGAATTGCAGTTGTTGGTGGCGGCAGGATTCAAGCCTATCGAGGCATTACGCGCTGCCACTTCCGTTCCAGCGAGAAGATTTAGTTTAAATGATCGTGGTAGAATTTTTCCAGGAGGAAGAGCGGACTTACTATTGATTGATGGAAATCCAACTCAGAATATTTCTGATACTTTATCCATCCGCAATGTTTGGTGCGCAGGTATACAACAGTAA
- a CDS encoding DUF4405 domain-containing protein — translation MKLKKEFVTPYLVFIFLIVGATGVLMFFHLLDDYTKVVHEFLGVSFVLFAIFHIRMNWSSIKNYAKKKQLLLPSIAILIISIAFIVGGKMHGNLEQDILEKVLRSPVSDSLKLLNGNYQQAEEILKKNNVIIDDPSKSLEEISIQNKKSPEEIVELILK, via the coding sequence ATGAAACTCAAAAAAGAATTCGTTACACCTTATTTAGTTTTTATCTTCCTTATTGTCGGTGCCACTGGTGTTTTGATGTTCTTTCATCTCTTAGATGATTATACAAAAGTTGTTCATGAATTCTTGGGTGTAAGTTTTGTACTGTTTGCGATTTTCCATATACGAATGAATTGGAGTAGTATTAAAAATTATGCGAAGAAGAAACAACTTCTTCTTCCGAGTATTGCAATTTTGATCATTTCAATCGCATTTATCGTTGGCGGAAAGATGCACGGAAACCTGGAACAGGATATTCTGGAAAAAGTATTAAGATCTCCCGTTTCAGATTCTTTAAAACTGTTGAATGGAAACTATCAGCAAGCAGAGGAAATCCTAAAAAAGAATAATGTAATCATAGACGATCCTTCTAAATCTTTAGAAGAGATCAGTATCCAAAATAAAAAGTCTCCGGAAGAAATTGTGGAATTGATCTTGAAGTGA
- a CDS encoding transketolase: MEDTKEIKIFANNIRKNVIKMVTAAKSGHPGGPLGLADIYAVLYKKVLNHKPTDPDWEDRDRLILSNGHVCAVRYAAMAQAGFFPESELLTFRNINSKLQGHPSTRYLKGIESSSGSLGQGLSVAVGIALGARLSKKDYKVYACISDGECGEGMTWEAAQSAAHYKTDNLIAFMDKNGIQIDGFTKDVMNLEPLNKKFAAFGWNVLEADGHNIESIISAFEKAKTHKGSPTIILFETVLGKGVSFMENNPGWHGTPPNAEQEKKALEELEQVTA, translated from the coding sequence GTGGAAGACACCAAAGAAATCAAAATATTCGCTAATAATATCCGCAAAAATGTGATCAAAATGGTCACAGCGGCTAAATCCGGTCACCCGGGTGGTCCTCTCGGACTTGCGGATATTTACGCAGTATTATACAAAAAGGTCCTAAATCATAAACCTACTGATCCGGATTGGGAAGATAGAGACAGACTCATCCTTTCCAACGGTCACGTATGCGCAGTACGTTATGCAGCCATGGCTCAGGCTGGATTTTTTCCCGAGTCCGAACTTCTTACCTTTAGGAACATAAACTCTAAATTACAGGGACATCCTTCTACCCGTTATTTAAAAGGGATCGAAAGTTCTTCCGGATCTCTTGGTCAAGGGCTTTCAGTTGCAGTTGGGATCGCTTTAGGTGCAAGACTTTCTAAAAAAGATTACAAAGTATATGCATGTATCTCTGACGGAGAATGTGGAGAAGGTATGACTTGGGAAGCGGCACAATCCGCTGCTCACTATAAAACCGATAACCTGATCGCGTTTATGGATAAAAACGGGATCCAGATCGACGGATTCACTAAAGACGTGATGAATCTGGAACCTCTAAACAAAAAGTTTGCTGCATTCGGTTGGAATGTATTAGAAGCAGATGGTCATAATATTGAATCCATTATCTCCGCTTTCGAAAAGGCAAAAACTCATAAAGGTTCTCCTACCATTATTCTTTTCGAAACCGTATTAGGAAAAGGTGTATCCTTCATGGAAAATAATCCTGGATGGCATGGAACTCCTCCGAATGCGGAACAAGAAAAGAAAGCATTGGAAGAATTAGAGCAAGTAACCGCTTAA